In one Streptomyces sp. T12 genomic region, the following are encoded:
- the cobT gene encoding nicotinate-nucleotide--dimethylbenzimidazole phosphoribosyltransferase has protein sequence MSSLNLDDFTDLIERPDGGVRRDAEARRERQIVPPGALGRLDDLGEWLAAAQSAVPVRPIEQPRVVLFAGDHGIAELGVSARRAGGAVELVREILEGGRPVSVLARRLGVPVRVVDMALDCDPQELPETVVRHRVRRGSGRIDVEDALTLEEAEAAFRAGVAVADEEADSGTDLVVLGDVSVGGTTAAGVLVAALCGTDASVVTGRGGLAIDDLVWMRKCAAIRDALRRARPVLGDQLQLLATVGGADLAAITGFLLQSAVRKMPVVLDGVVVAACALVGQRIAFRAPDWWLAAHNSGEPGQAKALDRMALEPLLDPGVKVGEGAGGLLALPMVQSAAALAAELPEKPTDSETPKDSETPKAEEPEAEKEQKEQSATE, from the coding sequence ATGAGCTCGCTTAATCTCGACGACTTCACTGATCTGATCGAGCGCCCCGACGGTGGGGTGCGCCGGGACGCCGAGGCGCGCCGTGAGCGGCAGATCGTGCCGCCCGGGGCGCTGGGCCGCCTCGACGACCTGGGTGAGTGGCTGGCGGCGGCACAGTCCGCCGTACCGGTGCGGCCGATCGAACAGCCGCGGGTCGTGCTGTTCGCCGGTGACCACGGCATCGCCGAGCTGGGCGTCTCGGCGCGACGTGCGGGCGGCGCCGTGGAGTTGGTGCGGGAGATCCTCGAGGGCGGCCGGCCGGTGTCCGTGCTCGCACGGCGGCTCGGGGTTCCGGTGCGGGTCGTCGACATGGCGCTGGACTGCGATCCGCAGGAGCTGCCGGAGACCGTCGTACGGCATCGGGTGCGGCGCGGGAGCGGTCGTATCGACGTCGAGGACGCGTTGACGCTCGAGGAGGCGGAGGCCGCCTTCCGGGCCGGGGTGGCGGTGGCCGACGAAGAGGCCGACTCCGGTACCGATCTGGTGGTGCTCGGCGATGTGAGCGTCGGCGGCACCACGGCGGCCGGGGTGCTGGTCGCCGCGCTGTGCGGGACGGATGCGTCGGTCGTCACCGGGCGGGGCGGGCTGGCCATCGACGACCTGGTGTGGATGCGCAAGTGCGCGGCGATCCGGGACGCCCTGCGCCGGGCGCGCCCCGTGCTCGGGGATCAGCTGCAGTTGCTCGCGACGGTGGGCGGGGCCGATCTCGCCGCGATCACCGGGTTCCTGCTGCAGAGTGCGGTGCGGAAGATGCCGGTCGTGCTGGACGGGGTCGTGGTCGCCGCCTGTGCGCTGGTGGGGCAGCGGATCGCGTTCCGGGCGCCGGACTGGTGGCTGGCCGCGCACAACAGCGGGGAGCCGGGGCAGGCGAAGGCGCTGGACCGGATGGCCCTGGAGCCGCTGCTCGACCCGGGCGTGAAGGTCGGAGAGGGCGCCGGAGGCTTGCTGGCCCTGCCGATGGTCCAGTCCGCTGCCGCACTGGCCGCGGAGCTGCCGGAGAAGCCGACGGACTCGGAGACGCCGAAGGACTCGGAGACGCCGAAGGCCGAGGAGCCCGAGGCGGAGAAGGAACAGAAGGAACAGTCAGCGACGGAGTGA
- a CDS encoding endo alpha-1,4 polygalactosaminidase has translation MRRLIIPLVVLPLLLLAGCTTAPDGAGDGEGGEGGPSGSRWQPRPGTAWQWQLRGRIDTSVDVPVYDIDGFDQSGKTVAALHREDRKVICYLSTGAWEDWRPDAGKFPKSVIGKGNGWEGERWLDIRRLDVLEPLMAARLDMCREKGFDAVEPDNMDGYKNRTGFPLKARDQLRYNRLIAGLAHERGMAVGLKNDLDQIPELVDDFDFAVNEQCAQYGECATLSPFVKAGKAVFHVEYEVPTRSFCAESRRLKLSSMLKKYELGVWRRAC, from the coding sequence GTGAGACGCCTCATCATTCCGCTGGTTGTTCTGCCTCTCCTCCTCCTGGCGGGCTGCACGACGGCCCCTGACGGCGCCGGCGACGGCGAGGGCGGCGAGGGTGGTCCGAGCGGCTCGCGCTGGCAGCCGCGGCCCGGCACGGCCTGGCAGTGGCAGCTCCGCGGCCGTATCGACACCTCCGTCGACGTGCCGGTCTACGACATCGACGGCTTCGACCAGTCCGGGAAGACCGTCGCCGCGCTGCACCGCGAGGACCGCAAGGTCATCTGCTACCTCTCCACCGGGGCCTGGGAGGACTGGCGCCCCGACGCCGGGAAGTTCCCCAAGTCGGTGATCGGCAAGGGCAACGGCTGGGAGGGCGAGCGCTGGCTCGACATCCGGCGCCTGGACGTCCTGGAACCCCTGATGGCGGCCCGGCTGGACATGTGCCGCGAGAAGGGCTTCGACGCGGTGGAGCCCGACAACATGGACGGCTACAAGAACCGCACCGGCTTCCCCCTGAAGGCCCGCGACCAGCTCCGCTACAACCGCCTGATCGCCGGGCTCGCCCACGAGCGGGGCATGGCGGTCGGCCTGAAGAACGACCTGGACCAGATCCCGGAGCTGGTGGACGACTTCGACTTCGCGGTCAACGAGCAGTGCGCGCAGTACGGGGAGTGCGCGACCCTGAGCCCCTTCGTGAAGGCGGGCAAGGCGGTGTTCCACGTCGAGTACGAGGTCCCGACGCGCAGCTTCTGTGCCGAGTCGCGTCGCCTGAAGCTGAGTTCGATGCTGAAGAAGTACGAACTGGGGGTATGGCGCCGGGCGTGCTGA
- a CDS encoding adenosylcobinamide-GDP ribazoletransferase encodes MTPPPLHGLRLHGLRFAFGTLSVLPVKVSRWDREAARGGMLCAPLVGVVLGCGAALVALLLLFLGAGPLLAAVAAAAVPAALTRGLHLDGLADTADGLGSGKPAEDALRIMKQSDIGPFGVITLVLVLFAQVAALSQLYGDSWARGALATVVSAVAARLALTLAARAGVPAARPEGLGAAVAGVVPVRSAVAVALAVTGVAAAAGALLGTYDVTNGVTYGTTNGIARTALAVLAALATAELLLRHCTRRFGGATGDVFGGLAETAATTALVVLSLG; translated from the coding sequence ATGACCCCGCCGCCCCTGCACGGCCTCCGTCTGCACGGCCTCCGCTTCGCCTTCGGCACCCTGAGCGTGCTCCCCGTCAAGGTGAGCCGGTGGGACCGGGAAGCGGCGCGCGGCGGGATGCTGTGCGCCCCGCTGGTCGGGGTGGTGCTCGGCTGCGGCGCCGCGCTAGTCGCCCTTCTGCTGCTGTTCCTCGGCGCCGGTCCTCTCCTGGCCGCCGTCGCGGCCGCCGCCGTGCCCGCCGCCCTCACCCGCGGACTGCATCTCGACGGGCTCGCCGACACCGCCGACGGGCTCGGCAGCGGCAAGCCCGCCGAGGACGCGCTGCGGATCATGAAGCAGTCGGACATCGGGCCGTTCGGCGTCATCACCCTCGTGTTGGTGCTGTTCGCGCAGGTGGCCGCCCTCTCGCAGCTGTACGGCGACTCATGGGCCCGGGGCGCCCTCGCCACCGTCGTCTCGGCGGTCGCCGCCCGGCTCGCGCTCACCCTGGCCGCCCGGGCCGGCGTGCCCGCCGCACGGCCGGAGGGGCTGGGGGCGGCGGTGGCCGGCGTCGTGCCCGTACGTAGTGCGGTGGCCGTCGCCCTGGCCGTGACCGGCGTCGCCGCCGCGGCGGGAGCGCTGCTCGGGACGTACGACGTGACGAACGGCGTGACGTACGGCACGACGAACGGCATCGCCCGCACCGCCCTCGCGGTCCTCGCCGCACTCGCCACCGCCGAGCTGCTCCTGCGGCACTGCACGCGCCGCTTCGGCGGCGCCACCGGTGACGTGTTCGGCGGGCTCGCGGAGACGGCGGCGACGACCGCGCTCGTCGTGCTGTCACTGGGCTGA
- a CDS encoding spherulation-specific family 4 protein, whose amino-acid sequence MSELLVPYYEHPSVRPAEWDAIIAAAPRLYGVVLNPASGPGEAPDPAFAEVVTRLRGAGGTPSGGVRVLGYADTDYGRRPHADVARDIARHRDWYDADGVFLDQVAAGREEFAYYQRLATAAWGAGCGTLALNHGTTPHPSYARIADVLVTFEGTWTSYTRLGPPQWRGGGGVRLCHLVYGVPAGAELADLARARGATVHCAVPGMGDHPWGTLPHTLEPAR is encoded by the coding sequence ATGAGCGAGCTGCTGGTCCCTTACTACGAGCACCCGTCCGTCCGCCCCGCCGAATGGGACGCGATCATCGCGGCCGCGCCCCGCCTCTACGGGGTCGTCCTCAACCCGGCCAGCGGCCCCGGCGAGGCGCCCGACCCGGCGTTCGCCGAGGTCGTGACCCGGCTGCGCGGCGCCGGGGGCACCCCCTCGGGGGGCGTGCGGGTGCTCGGCTACGCCGACACCGACTACGGCCGCCGACCGCACGCCGACGTCGCACGCGACATCGCCCGGCACCGCGACTGGTACGACGCGGACGGCGTCTTCCTCGACCAAGTCGCCGCGGGACGCGAGGAGTTCGCGTACTACCAGCGGCTCGCGACGGCGGCCTGGGGCGCCGGCTGCGGCACGCTCGCCCTGAACCACGGCACGACACCGCACCCGTCGTACGCCAGGATCGCGGACGTCCTGGTCACCTTCGAGGGCACCTGGACGTCGTACACCCGGCTCGGCCCGCCGCAGTGGCGTGGCGGCGGCGGAGTGCGCCTGTGCCATCTGGTGTACGGCGTCCCGGCCGGGGCCGAGCTGGCGGACCTGGCCCGCGCCCGCGGGGCCACCGTGCACTGCGCGGTACCGGGGATGGGCGATCATCCTTGGGGAACGTTGCCGCACACTCTGGAGCCCGCTCGGTGA